In one Mycobacteroides chelonae genomic region, the following are encoded:
- a CDS encoding TetR/AcrR family transcriptional regulator produces MTTPEATAAKPVGKEEVVEAVLNAAAELFAEKGPAAASIREVAARAGVNHGLVHRHFGSKRQLLASTLQHLADTGAALREAGASAPDLEAAHDLQLRVMVRSTLDGFPIEELQERRPGMEWLLEQIRPGHADEREARLAGAHAIALQLGWRLMGPSLRAGFGLEDMSDADIRAEVAGQVAKLVTPQ; encoded by the coding sequence ATGACTACACCCGAGGCAACGGCTGCCAAGCCCGTAGGCAAGGAAGAAGTGGTGGAGGCCGTTCTGAACGCCGCCGCCGAGCTTTTCGCCGAGAAGGGGCCCGCCGCCGCATCCATCCGCGAGGTCGCCGCCCGCGCCGGGGTGAACCACGGGCTGGTGCACCGCCATTTCGGCAGCAAGCGCCAGCTGCTGGCCTCCACGCTGCAACACCTGGCCGACACCGGGGCCGCACTACGCGAAGCCGGGGCATCCGCTCCGGACCTGGAGGCCGCACATGATCTGCAGCTGCGAGTGATGGTGCGCTCCACGCTCGACGGCTTTCCCATCGAAGAACTCCAGGAACGCAGACCGGGGATGGAATGGCTACTCGAACAGATACGCCCCGGTCACGCGGACGAGCGTGAGGCCCGGCTAGCGGGGGCCCACGCGATTGCCCTGCAGCTCGGCTGGCGGCTGATGGGGCCCAGCCTGCGTGCCGGCTTCGGCCTGGAGGACATGTCCGATGCCGACATCCGTGCAGAGGTCGCCGGGCAAGTCGCCAAGCTCGTTACACCCCAATAG
- a CDS encoding DUF1254 domain-containing protein — translation MNRLVAGVVVGVTAVLAGCSAHPPSATPANTPSALSPERRTPEGTIVVTPDNFVRAESDLYFGNIVKDGGFGSFHHIRELSPLDRQLVIRQNRDTLYSSAVFDLDAGPVTISLPDPGQRFMSLQLITEDHYVPAVFYGKGQHTITKEQTGTRYVAAAVRTLVNPGDPADLAEVHALQDAVTAQQERPGSFDIPKWDSASQQKVREGLLQLAATLPDTKATFGTRDTTDPVRHLIGTASAWGGNPEKDALYLNVNPAKNDGTTVYRLTVGQVPVDGFWSVTVYNKDGYFTPNSRNAYSLNNITARRGAGGDTTVQFGGCTDATVNCLPITPGWNYMVRLYRAQPQILDGQWVFPEAQPVT, via the coding sequence ATGAACAGGCTTGTGGCAGGTGTGGTGGTCGGTGTAACGGCAGTTCTGGCGGGGTGCTCGGCGCATCCGCCGTCGGCGACTCCCGCCAACACGCCGAGTGCGTTGTCCCCAGAGCGGCGCACACCCGAGGGCACCATCGTTGTCACCCCTGACAACTTCGTGCGGGCAGAGTCGGACCTGTACTTCGGCAACATCGTGAAGGATGGCGGCTTCGGCTCCTTCCATCACATCCGGGAGTTGTCACCACTGGATCGGCAGCTGGTAATCCGCCAGAACCGTGACACCCTCTACTCGTCGGCGGTGTTCGACCTTGACGCTGGTCCGGTCACCATCTCGCTGCCTGACCCGGGGCAGCGATTCATGTCGCTGCAGCTCATCACGGAGGATCACTACGTTCCGGCCGTCTTCTACGGCAAGGGTCAGCACACAATCACCAAGGAACAGACCGGAACCCGCTATGTAGCCGCTGCCGTGCGGACCCTGGTGAACCCGGGTGATCCCGCGGACCTCGCGGAGGTCCATGCCTTGCAGGACGCTGTGACGGCACAACAAGAACGCCCCGGGAGTTTCGATATCCCTAAATGGGACAGCGCAAGTCAACAGAAGGTGCGGGAAGGCCTGCTCCAGCTGGCCGCGACACTTCCCGATACCAAGGCAACGTTCGGTACCAGGGACACCACCGACCCGGTCCGCCATCTGATCGGTACCGCCTCGGCCTGGGGCGGCAACCCCGAGAAAGACGCCCTCTACCTCAATGTCAACCCAGCCAAGAATGACGGCACCACGGTGTATCGACTGACGGTCGGACAGGTACCGGTAGATGGGTTCTGGTCGGTCACCGTCTACAACAAGGACGGGTACTTCACGCCGAATTCCCGTAATGCCTACTCACTCAACAACATCACCGCGCGACGCGGAGCCGGGGGCGATACCACGGTGCAGTTCGGTGGGTGCACGGACGCCACGGTGAACTGCCTGCCGATCACGCCAGGCTGGAACTACATGGTCCGGCTGTACCGCGCGCAGCCGCAGATTCTCGACGGCCAGTGGGTGTTCCCGGAGGCGCAACCCGTCACCTAG
- a CDS encoding MarR family winged helix-turn-helix transcriptional regulator: MDEQEWQPLGALMYRVSAALRSEITAALAPLNLPFPQYVCMRVLSKNPGWSNADLARATDVTPQSMNTVLQALQDAGLVSRPDTVDSGRARPAQLSRSGAVLLKQADVLAREAEERLLADISAGQRADFFQTLRDIAGEDGPTC, encoded by the coding sequence ATGGATGAGCAGGAATGGCAACCGCTCGGTGCGTTGATGTACCGCGTCTCGGCGGCCTTGCGTTCGGAGATCACGGCGGCGTTGGCGCCCCTGAATCTGCCATTCCCCCAGTACGTCTGCATGCGGGTGTTGTCCAAGAACCCAGGCTGGTCCAATGCGGATCTGGCCCGTGCGACGGATGTGACCCCGCAGTCGATGAACACCGTTTTGCAGGCGCTGCAGGACGCCGGTCTGGTGTCACGGCCGGACACCGTGGACTCCGGCCGTGCCCGGCCCGCTCAACTGAGCCGGTCCGGGGCGGTACTTCTCAAACAGGCTGACGTGCTGGCACGAGAGGCCGAAGAGCGCCTGCTCGCGGACATCTCGGCGGGGCAGCGCGCCGACTTTTTCCAGACCCTCCGCGACATCGCGGGCGAGGATGGCCCTACCTGCTGA
- a CDS encoding PadR family transcriptional regulator, which produces MAATSSPDEPNLAATSWTILGMLSYEEEVSGYDIKKWADWSISYFYWSPSFSQIYSELRKLEKIGYATSRVDHDNGARSRRLYKITAAGMAAMNQWANETPAEPQVLKHSVVLRVMQGHMTDPARLKEILERHVEYSENMQRRAALDADGAAAQPAWAYSRVALKWAERYYAAERDLALMMIDDLAEAAEEFDKADPDGGTPRLVPGYWREVEKRVDAEKLSKQHDSPE; this is translated from the coding sequence ATGGCAGCAACCAGTTCGCCCGACGAACCGAATCTCGCTGCCACCAGCTGGACGATCCTCGGCATGCTTTCCTACGAGGAAGAGGTCTCCGGCTATGACATCAAGAAGTGGGCGGATTGGAGTATCAGCTACTTTTACTGGAGCCCTTCCTTCAGCCAGATCTATTCGGAACTACGGAAACTGGAAAAGATCGGGTACGCCACGTCGCGAGTCGATCACGACAACGGCGCCCGTAGCCGCCGGCTGTACAAGATCACGGCTGCGGGTATGGCGGCGATGAACCAGTGGGCGAACGAGACGCCCGCCGAGCCGCAGGTTCTCAAGCACAGCGTGGTGCTGCGCGTCATGCAGGGCCATATGACGGATCCGGCCAGGCTCAAGGAGATTCTCGAACGTCACGTCGAGTACTCCGAAAACATGCAACGGCGCGCGGCGCTGGATGCGGATGGCGCTGCGGCCCAGCCTGCCTGGGCGTACTCGCGCGTGGCACTCAAATGGGCCGAGCGCTACTACGCGGCCGAGCGCGATCTCGCGCTGATGATGATCGACGATCTTGCCGAGGCCGCAGAGGAATTCGACAAGGCCGATCCCGACGGTGGAACCCCTCGCCTCGTCCCGGGTTACTGGCGCGAGGTCGAAAAACGAGTTGATGCCGAAAAGCTTTCCAAACAACACGATTCGCCGGAGTAG
- a CDS encoding TauD/TfdA dioxygenase family protein, which produces MSSDVRVVKLGENIGARIDGVRLGEVDAETAAAINEAMLEHKVIFFRGQQHLDDEAQFAFARCMGVPTSPHPTLKFDGERVMRLDSEEGGRANQWHTDVTFVDRIPKASILRAVELPPYGGTTTWTSTVAAYRQLPKALQELADNLWAMHNNQFDYAQVDPAKVAELLAKAGSGSKYVREFGSTHFEAHHPVVRVHPETGEKALLLGNFVKRILDVNGSESQALFRMFQDRITWLENTIRWSWELGDVAMWDNRATQHYAVSDYGDQRRRMHRVTLAGDVPVGVNGESSRVISGDASDYSVIDNPKRLVA; this is translated from the coding sequence ATGAGCAGCGATGTACGTGTGGTGAAGCTGGGCGAGAACATCGGCGCCCGTATCGACGGAGTGCGCCTCGGCGAAGTGGACGCCGAGACGGCAGCTGCCATCAACGAGGCCATGCTGGAGCACAAGGTGATCTTCTTCCGCGGACAGCAGCACCTCGACGACGAAGCGCAGTTCGCTTTCGCGCGCTGCATGGGCGTACCGACATCGCCGCACCCCACATTGAAGTTCGACGGAGAGCGTGTGATGCGGCTCGACTCGGAGGAGGGGGGCCGCGCCAACCAGTGGCATACGGATGTGACCTTCGTGGACCGGATTCCGAAGGCCTCGATCCTGCGCGCGGTGGAGCTGCCACCGTATGGCGGGACAACCACGTGGACCTCCACGGTGGCGGCCTACCGGCAGCTGCCCAAGGCCCTGCAAGAGTTGGCGGACAATCTGTGGGCCATGCACAACAACCAATTTGATTACGCCCAAGTAGATCCCGCGAAGGTGGCCGAACTCTTGGCCAAGGCGGGATCCGGATCCAAGTATGTGCGCGAGTTCGGGTCGACGCATTTCGAGGCGCACCACCCGGTGGTTCGGGTGCATCCCGAGACGGGCGAGAAGGCGCTGCTGCTGGGCAACTTCGTGAAGCGGATTCTGGATGTGAACGGCAGCGAATCGCAAGCGTTGTTCCGGATGTTCCAGGATCGGATCACCTGGCTGGAGAACACGATTCGATGGAGCTGGGAGCTCGGTGACGTCGCGATGTGGGACAACCGCGCCACCCAGCACTATGCCGTCTCCGATTACGGTGACCAACGGCGCCGGATGCATCGCGTCACCCTGGCCGGTGATGTGCCGGTGGGTGTCAACGGTGAAAGCAGCCGGGTGATCTCCGGGGACGCCAGTGACTACTCGGTGATCGACAACCCGAAGCGGCTGGTGGCGTAG